The Pongo pygmaeus isolate AG05252 chromosome 20, NHGRI_mPonPyg2-v2.0_pri, whole genome shotgun sequence sequence ccccactgcgctccagcctgggtaacagcaagactataataaataaataagtgaagcaAGTAAGTTTTTGACTGCCAGAAGAAAAGCAGAGTCATGGTTGGAATCTCAGGCTGTCTGAATATCAGATATACATTAATTCCTTCAAGTATTTACTAAGCACCTATTGTGTGTCAGGCACAGTGTCAACCAAGCTAAGATTCTAAGTAGGGAATATGAATGAtacacaaggaaataaaataggGTGCTTCCTATTTTAGGCAGgctggaaggaagaggaggagccagCCATGAGagggagtcttcctctgttgcccaggctggagtgcagtggcacgatcttggctcactgcaacctccaccgccccgATTCAAgcctttcttctgcctcagcctcccgagtagctgggatcacaggcgccagccaccacgcccagctaattttttggtatttttagtagaagcgggcgtttcaccatattggccacatattggcctggctggtcttgaactccagacctcaagtgatccgcctgcatcggcctcccaaagtgctgggattacaggcgtgagccaccgcgcccgcacGGAGAAATGCTCTTGGTAGGGGAAATAACTTGTGCAAAGGCGCCGGCGCCGTGCTGAGATCCAGCTTGGCGTGTTAGGGGAAATGGGCACCCCCGTTCCTGGAAAACGGTAGGCCTGTGGGTGACCAGCTTCCCTATCTGTCTTCCCACAGTGCGGCTGGGATCTGGCGGCCACCTGCACCTGCGTATCTCTCGGGCCGCCCTTCCCGAGGGGCTCCCCGAGGCCTCCCGCCTTCACCGGGCTCTGTTCCGGCTGTCTCCGACGGCCTCAAGGTCGTGGGACGTGACACGACTGCTGCGGCGTCAGCTCAGCCTTGCAAGACCCCAGGCGCCCGCGCTGCACCTGCGACTGTCGCCGCCGCCGTCGCAGTCGGACCAACTGCTGGCAGAATCTTCGTCAGCACGGCCCCAGCTGGAGTTGCACTTGCGGCCGCGAGCCGCCAGGGGGCGCCGCAGAGCGCGTGCGCGCAACGGGGACCACTGTCCGCTCGGGCCCGGGCGCTGCTGCCGTCTGCACACGGTCCGCGCGTCGCTGGAAGACCTGGGCTGGGCCGATTGGGTGCTTTCGCCACGGGAGGTGCAAGTGACCATGTGCATCGGCGCGTGCCCGAGCCAGTTCCGGGCGGCAAACATGCACGCGCAGATCAAGACGAGCCTGCACCGCCTGAAGCCCGACACGGTGCCAGCGCCCTGCTGCGTGCCCGCCAGCTACAATCCCATGGTGCTCATTCAAAAGACCGACACCGGGGTGTCGCTCCAGACCTATGACGACTTGTTAGCCAAAGACTGTCACTGCATATGAGCAGCCCTGGTCCTTCCACTGTGCACCTGCGCGGGGGACGCGACCTCAGTTGTCCTGGCCTGTGGAATGGGCTCAAGGGTCCTGAGACACCCGATTCCTGCCCAAACAGCTGTATTTATATGtctgttatttattattaatttattgggGTGACCTTCTTGGGAACTGGGGGGCTTGTCTGATGgaactatgtatttatttaaaactctGGTGATAAAAATAAAGCTGTCTGAAGTGCCCCCTGTGGTGTCCAGGATAAGGGAAGGTGACCTTGAGAAGATCCTCCTCTCCCTGACCTCAGTTTCTCTAGGAGACCTGGGAGAGGGTAAGTGGAAAGGCTCAAGGAATGAGTGGCAAGGTGTTCTCGGAGATGCCAAGCCATTGGAAGGTGCTTATGACACCTGTGAGCTCCAAAGGCAGCCTTGGCCATTCCTGactctctgtctctatttctctatctccctatttctgtttcttttttctttttcttttttttagacggagtctcactctgttgcccaggccggagtgcagtggcacactcacagctcactgcagcctcaaccacccgggctcaattgatccttccacctcagccacctgagtagctgggactacaagcgcatgccatcatgcccagctaatttttgtattttttttagagaatcagtttcgccatgttgtccaggctggtatttCTGTTTTGGAAACAGCTGAGACCTCACACCCTGTTAAGTCTCAGCTTCTCTCCATCTTTCCTCATTCCTCAGAACTTCTctctttgggggctgaggcagaggatctgTCTCTATCTTTGTCTCTATCACCATCCTGTTGTCTCTCCCCACTTGGGAGTCACCTTTCCGAACACAGGCAGCTCAGAGCCAAGTCTATCTGCAACCAAGTGCCTTGTTTTGTGGCACTGTCCCCAACCTGAGGGGTGAGTCCCATCATCCCTCCTGTTTGTGGCACTTCCACGTTAGTGACACCTCATTCTTTCATATGTAAAGAGCAGGGAGAAACAAATAAGTTGTGAAGAATATTTTCATGCACACCATGTCTCCCAGGTTGTATATACTTCCTGTTTAGGATCTTGGAATTCCCAGGTGTGCTGAGtccagccccctccccacaccaaaCTGCCTGCCCACCCTGAATCTCTGAGAGGAATGGCGATGGGTGTCTTGGGGGACAGAGTACCCACTTCCAGCAGTGAGGTGTATCTGCTGGGAATGCCACCGCCCACAGGCCAACCTGAATGACTGCAGGTTCCCCTTAATGTATTCAGTGAGTGCCCACTTTATGCCAGGCCCCAGACACAGCTGTAAGAAGACACACAAGAACCACCCCACTTTGCAGAGCTTGGTTGAGTGAAGGGGACAAATGAGTAAATCCTAAGAAAGTAGTTGATTGCAGTAAGATTTGTGCTGGGGATTCAACCCATCAGTTCATTAGTGAACAGAGGCAGAGGCGATCTAGATAGCTGGATGGGGAGGCCTCCCTGGGGAGGtcacatttgagctgagacctggaggaagaaaaggagtcaGGGAGCGGGTAGTTGAGGGTGGACATTGCAAGTAAATacaaacagcaagtgcaaaggccctgagacgGGAGCAGGCTTACTTCAGTCACAGCAAAGCTGTTGAAAATGGGCACCTAGGAGGCTTCAAAATTAAACTCAATACCAAAAGGCAGCAGATGGCGTCACTGAGTCTTTCCCCAAACAACAGCTGTTGCCTTTGCAAGGTATAGGGCTGGGCCTGTGCCTTCTCTGTGCTTCTCCAAGCTCTTGCACAAGTTGGTCCACCCAGCCAGCATGCCCTTTCCTCTCCAATTCTCAAACTCCTACGCATCCTTCAAAACCCACTGCAGATACCCCTCTTACATGCAGCCTTATTCAAACTCATTCAATTGTCTCCATGTGGGGACTGTGCTCCCATTCTTCCCTTTGGCCCAGGCTTGATCTCCCAGGACTGAGGGTACTTGTCTCTAGTTCTATCTCCCCCAGATTGGAGGACTGGGCTGGGACCAGCTGATAGGAAACCCAGCTGAGGCATGAGCCTGAAAAAACTCTTGAAATACAGACATCTGTGAGTCATGAACTCTGCCTGAGAGAAACCAGGGACAGCTTCTCAGAGGAGGTGGCATTGCACAAGGGTCTTGAAGGATTTTCTCAGAATATTAGAGCTaaagcaatatatatatttttattttgggggtggTGTGGGCTGCTCTGGAGGCCGAGCCTGGAGATCAGGGACCTGGGAAGGGGCCCTGAGAGGGGCAGAAGGGAGgaatgtggccgggcacggtggccaagcctgtaatcccagcacttcaggaggccgaggcaggcagatcgcttgaggtcattagttcaagaccagcctggccaacatggtgaaaccctgtctctattacaaatacaaaaattagctgggcgtggtggcaggtgctgtaatcccagctactcgggaggctgaggcaggagaatcgcttgaacccgggaggcaggtgttgcagtgagctgagattgcaccactgcactccagcctgggtgacagagtgagacttggtttcaaaaacaaacaaaaaaacgacaaaaaaaaaaaaaaaacagggattgGAGGTGGGGAGCAATTTGGGAGTCTCAGATGGAGACTTGGTCTTAGAACTCAGAAATCCCCACCTTGAGGAACCCACTCACCCTGAGCCAGAAGCCTCATCAGCCtcaaagcatttattgagcactgccTGTACATCCACAGGAGGGTGACGACAGGATTGACACAGTGACCCTCCTGTCCCCTTGTTGGGGgtctctcctcttccccctctAGGAGCTGAGGGGGCTGAGGAGCGGCACGGGGGATAGGGAGGGAGCAGCAGAGCTTCCTGGGGCCTCAAGGACAATACTTTCCTGTCCCCATTcttcagatggggaaactgaggccaggcagGAGTTAGGGTGCCCTGAGTGACCCAGCAGGGACTGAAGGGGTTCTGGGTGGAGGTTGCGACATCTTAGGCTCAGTGCCCGGGGATCACGTACTCCTCTTCATCCATCGGGGCCTGGCCCAGTGACTGCAGGTTACAGTAGACAGGCTGGGAAGCCAGGTCGATGTCCTTGTAGTTCATGTAAAAGTCATTGTCCTCTGAAGGGTGAGCCCTGGGGGAACAGACAGACCAGGGTAAGTGTGGGAGGGGGAGGACTCAGGGGACAGGCGCATGAGCTTTGAGAAAGTTCAGAGTGGGCCAGGTGCtctggttcacgcctgtaatccagcactttgggaggctgaggtgggtggatcacctgagatcaggagttcaagaccagcctggacaacatgatgaaacctcgtctctattaaaaatacaaaaattagccaggcatggtggcacatgcctgtagtcccagctactcgggaggctgaggcaggagaatcacttgaacccaggaggtagaggttgtagtgagccgagatcgtgccattgcactccagcctgggagacagcaagaccatctcagaaggaaaaaaaaaaagaaagcttcagagTGGCTCAGTCCACTGCGAATATTTACATATGGGGAAACTGTGGCACGGGCTAGTGTTCTGACTCCCAGCCAGCCCCACCTCTCTctgaggaggctgggggagggcagtGATTTAGGGAAGGTTCTGTGGGTGTAACGCTGCGGTTTGAGGACCCTGAaccctttttccttccttaaaaATGAGatagtggccaggcgtggtgactcacgcctgtaatcccagcactttgggaggccaaggcagaaggtctgcctgaggccaggagtttgagaccatcctgggcaacatggtgagaccccatctctatgaaaaattaaaaaattattcaggcgtggtgacgtgtgcctggagtcccatctactcgggaggctgaggtgggaggatcgcttgagcccaggaggtcgagcctACAGTGAGCCGTTATCACacccctgcactgcagcctggatgacagagggagaccccgtctcaaaaaaaacagaaattgaggTAGCTGTTCATTATTAcattaaaatctaaatttttgtttcctcttgAAAAATCGGAAGCTCTGGCCACGTCAGTCATGTGCACACAAGTGGCTGCACCCACACTCTGTGCTCCTTCCGATGGGAAATGCTTTCACCACAGAAGCAACTGACTTTGTGGCCCTCATATATAAAAGcaagtctctgagcctcagtttctgcatctataGAATTGGTCAAGGAGCAGGGAGCTACTTAGGAATATTTGTTATGGTCAGCAAGACCTCCAGAGAACTTTCCTGCCTCCTGAACATTCTAATTCCGACCCAGCTCCTCTTGTAAAAAGGGCCaccgggccaggtgcggtggctcatgcctataatccaagcactttgggaggccaaggtgggcagatcacctgaggtcaggagttcaagaccagcctggccaacatggcaacaccccgtctctactaaaattagccgggtgtgatggtgggcacctgtaatcccagctactcgggaggctgaggcaggaggcaggagaatcacttgaacctgggaggtgaaggttgtagtgagccgagatcatgccattgcactctagcctgggtgacagagcaggaaaaaaaaaagacaaaagggcTACTTTGGGTTATACTCTAGTATGAATTGCCCACCAACCCCTAAGTGGTTGTAGGGGGACGAACAGGACTGGGACGCAGGGTTTGTGTCCTGTCTTTTTTGACTggttatgtgaccttggacaagtcattttcCTGCCTCCCAGAGCCTCCATGTCTGTAACTGTAAGATGCAGGGTGGAAATGACACAGTCAATTCTAAACACAGTGTTTCTGGAGGCCAGTACATAAAGGAGGCTGATCCGGAAGCCTCGGGGAcagggaggccaagatggacatCAGAGCACAGGCTGCTTTTGTGAGTCCAGTGTCTTCAACACCCTGCCTCAGACCATTTCTGCTTTTGAGCCATGTTTACATCTGCTTTgcatattttctcctttctcaccAACAGCCTTCCGATAGCCTCCCCACCTCCTGGCACGGACTCTGCTGCCCAAACACAGCCATGGCCGTGGCCCCTTCCTGCTTGGTCCTCCCTGTTCCTCTCAGGCCTCAGCTTTCAAGTCATCCCTTCTCAAAAACCATTCACAGCAAATTCTCTGTTCTTTCCCACCTCTGGGTCTCTGCCCCTGAGGGTCCCACCCCTTGAAATTCCCTCCATTCCCTTTTCCAACCtagaaaagcttttcttttctttttttttttctttcttttttttttttttttttttgagacggagtctcgctctgtcacccaggctggggtgcagtggtgcgatctgggcccactgcaacctccacctcctgggttcaagtgattcttcctgcctcagcctcccaagtagctgggattacatgcacccaccaccatgcccggctaatttttgtatttttagtagagacagggtttcaccatattggccaggctggtctcgaactcctgacctcgtgatcctcctgcctcggcctcccaaagtgttgggattacaggcatgagccaccgtgcccggcctaatttttgtattttttagtagagacagggtttcaccatgttggtcaggctggtcttgaggtcctgaccacaggtgatctgaccgccttggcctcgaaaagtgctgggattataggcatgagctaccgcaccccaCACCAATCTAGAAAAGTTCACCTCATTTGTCTAAGCCCAGCAAAATCATCTAGAAGCCagtggcagtggctcacacccataatcccagcacttt is a genomic window containing:
- the GDF15 gene encoding growth/differentiation factor 15, encoding MPRQELRTLNGFQMLLVLLVLSWPPHGGALSLAEASRASFPGPSDLHSEDSRFRELRKRYEDLLTRLRANQSWEDSNTNLVPAPAVRILTPEVRLGSGGHLHLRISRAALPEGLPEASRLHRALFRLSPTASRSWDVTRLLRRQLSLARPQAPALHLRLSPPPSQSDQLLAESSSARPQLELHLRPRAARGRRRARARNGDHCPLGPGRCCRLHTVRASLEDLGWADWVLSPREVQVTMCIGACPSQFRAANMHAQIKTSLHRLKPDTVPAPCCVPASYNPMVLIQKTDTGVSLQTYDDLLAKDCHCI